From the Streptomyces nigrescens genome, one window contains:
- a CDS encoding NtaA/DmoA family FMN-dependent monooxygenase (This protein belongs to a clade of FMN-dependent monooxygenases, within a broader family of flavin-dependent oxidoreductases, the luciferase-like monooxygenase (LMM) family, some of whose members use coenzyme F420 rather than FMN.) produces the protein MSPARPGPEARGRKQIHLAAHFPGVNNTTVWADPRSESQIAFSSFEHLARTAERGLFDFFFLAEGLRLREHKGRVHDLDVVGRPESVTLLNALAAVTDRLGLAATVNATFNEPYELARRLASLDHLSGGRAAWNVVTTSDAFTGENFRRGGYLDRADRYTRAAEFVATARELWDSWTDGGRPRPVDHHGEHFTVRGEFTVPRSPQGHPVVIQAGDSPEGREFAASAADVIFTRHSGPEAGRAFFADVKGRLAAYGRRPADLKIMPGVTFVLGDTAAEAQEQAAEIRRRQVSPQNALLAAEQIWGVDLSSYDPDGPLPDIDPDPGSELAQGRVRIADPKAVADSWRALSRAKGLSLRETVIETTGRQSFIGTPEAVAAEMDAHVQTGAADGFILVPHLTPGGLDAFVDRVVPLLQERGVHRTEYSGTTLRAHLGLPEPAPRAGERNRNVH, from the coding sequence ATGAGCCCGGCCCGCCCCGGCCCCGAAGCGCGGGGCCGCAAGCAGATACACCTCGCCGCGCACTTCCCCGGTGTCAACAACACCACCGTCTGGGCCGACCCCCGGTCGGAGAGCCAGATCGCCTTCTCCTCCTTCGAGCATCTCGCCCGCACCGCCGAGCGCGGTCTGTTCGACTTCTTCTTCCTGGCCGAGGGGCTGCGGCTGCGGGAGCACAAGGGCCGCGTCCACGACCTCGACGTGGTCGGCAGACCCGAGTCGGTCACCCTGCTCAACGCGCTGGCGGCGGTCACCGACCGGCTCGGCCTGGCCGCCACCGTCAACGCCACCTTCAACGAGCCCTATGAACTCGCCCGCCGGCTCGCCTCCCTCGACCATCTCAGCGGCGGCCGGGCCGCCTGGAACGTCGTCACCACCTCCGACGCCTTCACCGGCGAGAACTTCCGCCGCGGCGGCTACCTCGACCGTGCCGACCGCTACACCCGTGCGGCCGAATTCGTCGCCACGGCACGGGAGTTGTGGGACTCCTGGACGGACGGCGGGCGGCCCCGGCCGGTCGACCACCACGGCGAACACTTCACGGTCCGCGGCGAGTTCACCGTGCCGCGCAGCCCGCAGGGCCACCCCGTCGTCATCCAGGCCGGGGACTCGCCCGAGGGCCGGGAGTTCGCCGCCTCCGCCGCCGACGTGATCTTCACCCGGCACAGCGGGCCGGAGGCCGGCCGCGCCTTCTTTGCCGACGTCAAGGGCCGGCTCGCGGCGTACGGCCGGCGGCCCGCCGACCTCAAGATCATGCCGGGGGTCACCTTCGTCCTCGGCGACACCGCGGCCGAGGCCCAGGAGCAGGCCGCCGAGATCCGCCGCCGGCAGGTCTCCCCGCAGAACGCCCTGCTGGCCGCGGAGCAGATCTGGGGTGTCGACCTGTCCTCGTACGACCCCGACGGGCCGCTGCCGGACATCGACCCGGACCCCGGCAGCGAGCTGGCGCAGGGCCGCGTCCGGATCGCCGACCCGAAGGCCGTGGCGGACTCGTGGCGGGCGCTGTCGCGCGCCAAGGGCCTGTCCCTCCGCGAGACGGTCATCGAGACCACCGGCCGGCAGTCCTTCATCGGCACCCCGGAGGCCGTCGCCGCGGAGATGGACGCCCATGTGCAGACCGGTGCCGCCGACGGGTTCATCCTGGTGCCCCATCTGACGCCCGGTGGTCTGGACGCCTTCGTCGACCGTGTCGTACCGCTGCTCCAGGAGCGCGGTGTCCACCGCACGGAGTACTCCGGCACGACGCTGCGCGCCCACTTGGGGCTGCCGGAGCCCGCGCCGCGGGCGGGGGAGCGGAACCGCAACGTCCACTGA
- a CDS encoding S1 family peptidase yields MRNERTTPRSGIARRTRLIAVASGLVAVGAIAVPTANAQNPAPAPTFSAAQLTAAGNAVRAADVPGTAWRVDSATRTLVVTADRTVSRAEIARIERAAGSNADAVRIDRVAGTFRKFISGGDAVYATSWRCSLGFNVRSGSTYYFLTAGHCTDGNPPWYTNSSHTTSIGPTAGSSFPGNDYGIVKYTNSSVAHAGTVGSQDITSAGNPTVGQSVTRRGSTTGTHSGKVTALNATVNYGGGDIVSGLIQTTVCAEPGDSGGPLYSGTKALGLTSGGSGDCTSGGTTFFQPVTEALSAYGVSVY; encoded by the coding sequence GTGAGGAACGAGCGCACCACCCCCCGCAGCGGCATAGCGAGACGCACCCGGCTGATCGCCGTGGCGTCCGGACTGGTGGCCGTCGGTGCCATCGCCGTCCCCACCGCCAACGCACAGAACCCCGCCCCCGCACCGACGTTCAGCGCCGCTCAGCTCACCGCCGCCGGCAACGCGGTACGTGCCGCGGATGTCCCGGGCACCGCATGGCGGGTCGACAGCGCGACCCGCACTCTGGTCGTCACCGCCGACCGCACGGTCTCCCGGGCCGAGATCGCCAGGATCGAGCGGGCCGCGGGCAGCAACGCCGACGCGGTCCGTATCGACCGCGTCGCGGGCACCTTCCGCAAGTTCATCTCCGGCGGCGACGCCGTCTACGCCACCAGCTGGCGCTGCTCGCTCGGCTTCAACGTCCGCAGCGGCAGCACCTATTACTTCCTGACGGCCGGGCACTGCACCGACGGCAACCCGCCGTGGTACACCAACTCCTCGCACACCACGAGCATCGGTCCGACCGCAGGCTCCAGCTTCCCCGGCAACGACTACGGCATCGTGAAGTACACGAACTCCTCCGTGGCGCACGCCGGCACGGTCGGCAGCCAGGACATCACCAGCGCCGGCAACCCGACCGTCGGCCAGTCGGTCACCCGCCGGGGCTCCACCACCGGCACCCACAGCGGCAAGGTCACCGCACTGAACGCCACCGTCAACTACGGCGGCGGCGACATCGTCTCCGGCCTCATCCAGACCACGGTCTGTGCCGAGCCCGGCGACAGCGGCGGTCCCCTCTACTCCGGGACCAAGGCACTCGGCCTCACCTCCGGAGGCAGCGGTGACTGCACCTCCGGCGGCACCACGTTCTTCCAGCCCGTCACCGAGGCGCTGAGCGCCTACGGCGTCAGCGTCTACTGA
- a CDS encoding slipin family protein — MVEELVTAGVALACTGTVYLMAAARVVKQYERGVVLRLGRLVSEVREPGFTMIVPIVDRLRKVNMQIVTMPVPAQEGITRDNVTVRVDAVVYFKVVDAADAVIRVEDYRFAVSQMAQTSLRSIIGKSELDDLLSNREKLNQGLELMMDSPAIGWGVTVDRVEIKDVSLPETMKRSMARQAEATRDRRARVINADAELQASKKLAEAAEAMSDQPAALQLRLLQTVVAVAAEKNSTLVLPFPVELLRFLERSGLQAQAQTEAAEAERGGGRRPAAPAAPRAPRTPVEHGAETALPELADLPPVEDLP; from the coding sequence ATGGTCGAAGAACTGGTGACGGCCGGGGTGGCGCTGGCCTGCACGGGCACGGTGTATCTCATGGCGGCGGCGCGAGTGGTCAAGCAGTACGAACGCGGTGTGGTGCTGCGGCTGGGGCGGCTGGTCTCCGAGGTGCGCGAGCCGGGGTTCACCATGATCGTTCCGATCGTCGACCGGCTGCGCAAGGTCAATATGCAGATCGTCACGATGCCGGTGCCCGCCCAGGAGGGCATCACCCGCGACAATGTCACGGTGCGGGTCGACGCGGTCGTCTACTTCAAGGTCGTGGACGCCGCCGACGCGGTCATCCGGGTCGAGGACTACCGCTTCGCGGTCTCGCAGATGGCGCAGACCTCGCTGCGGTCGATCATCGGCAAGAGCGAGCTGGACGACCTGCTGTCGAACCGCGAGAAGCTCAACCAGGGCCTGGAGCTGATGATGGACAGCCCGGCCATCGGCTGGGGAGTGACCGTCGACCGGGTGGAGATCAAGGACGTCTCGCTGCCGGAGACGATGAAGCGGTCGATGGCCCGCCAGGCGGAGGCGACCCGCGACCGGCGCGCCCGGGTGATCAACGCCGATGCCGAGCTGCAGGCGTCGAAGAAGCTGGCCGAGGCGGCCGAGGCGATGTCCGACCAGCCCGCGGCGCTGCAACTGCGGCTGCTGCAGACCGTGGTGGCGGTCGCCGCCGAGAAGAACTCCACCCTCGTGCTGCCCTTCCCGGTCGAGCTGCTGCGGTTCCTGGAGCGGTCCGGGCTGCAGGCCCAGGCGCAGACCGAGGCGGCCGAGGCGGAGCGGGGCGGCGGGCGGCGGCCGGCCGCCCCGGCGGCGCCCCGGGCGCCGCGCACGCCCGTCGAGCACGGCGCGGAGACCGCGCTGCCGGAGCTGGCGGACCTCCCGCCGGTGGAGGACCTCCCGTAG
- a CDS encoding S1 family peptidase, which translates to MKHRRIPNRRAVIAGAGALALAATATVTLANANASQGPAPKPTLAKLTSAAATTLASQLKTDTAGAFYDAKAKKLVVNVVNKAAAKAVRAKGAEARLVKHTFAQLDSARQTLKSKATIPGTSWGIDPQSNKVVVTADRTVKGTKLDRLTKVAEALGDKVEVRHSKGEFKPFIGGGDAIWGSGARCSLGFNVVKDGQPHFLTAGHCGNDIKSWSDKQGGSAIATTEDSKFPGDDYSLAKYTGDTAHPSEVNLYNGSTQKITKAAEATVGEKVQRSGSTTQVHDGTVKALNASVNYQEGTVEGLIQTDVCAEPGDSGGALFDGETALGLTSGGSGDCSGGGETFFQPVTEALEAYGAEIG; encoded by the coding sequence TTGAAGCACCGACGCATACCCAACCGGCGCGCCGTCATCGCGGGCGCGGGCGCGCTCGCCCTCGCCGCGACCGCCACCGTCACCCTCGCCAACGCCAACGCGTCCCAGGGCCCCGCCCCCAAGCCCACGCTCGCCAAGCTGACCTCCGCGGCGGCGACCACCCTGGCCTCCCAGCTCAAGACGGACACCGCCGGTGCGTTCTACGACGCCAAGGCCAAGAAGCTGGTGGTCAACGTCGTGAACAAGGCGGCGGCCAAGGCCGTACGGGCGAAGGGGGCGGAAGCGAGACTCGTCAAGCACACCTTCGCCCAGCTCGACTCGGCCCGGCAGACGCTGAAGTCGAAGGCGACCATCCCCGGCACGTCCTGGGGCATCGACCCGCAGAGCAACAAGGTCGTGGTGACCGCCGACCGCACGGTCAAGGGCACCAAGCTGGACCGCCTCACCAAGGTCGCCGAGGCCCTCGGCGACAAGGTCGAGGTCCGCCACAGCAAGGGTGAGTTCAAGCCCTTCATCGGCGGCGGCGACGCGATCTGGGGGAGCGGTGCCCGCTGCTCGCTCGGCTTCAACGTCGTCAAGGACGGCCAGCCGCACTTCCTGACGGCCGGCCACTGCGGCAACGACATCAAGAGCTGGTCCGACAAGCAGGGCGGCTCGGCGATCGCCACCACCGAGGACTCCAAGTTCCCCGGTGACGACTACTCGCTCGCCAAGTACACCGGTGACACCGCGCACCCGAGCGAGGTCAACCTCTACAACGGCAGCACCCAGAAGATCACCAAGGCCGCTGAGGCCACGGTCGGCGAGAAGGTGCAGCGCAGCGGCAGCACCACCCAGGTGCACGACGGCACGGTCAAGGCCCTCAACGCCAGCGTCAACTACCAGGAGGGCACGGTCGAGGGTCTGATCCAGACCGACGTCTGCGCCGAGCCCGGTGACAGCGGTGGCGCGCTCTTCGACGGCGAGACCGCGCTCGGCCTCACCTCCGGTGGCAGCGGCGACTGCTCCGGCGGCGGCGAAACCTTCTTCCAGCCGGTCACCGAGGCCCTGGAGGCCTACGGCGCGGAAATCGGCTGA
- a CDS encoding metallophosphoesterase family protein has product MDTSDPGSDAGPNSARPHGAGVAVLSDIHAVLPALEAVLAEPDVRTADRIVLTGDLLAGPLPRQTLALLRGLGDRAVWISGNADREMAAVRQGTGDTPADPMDAWAAGQLGPDDLDFLGSLPATATLEVTGLGPVLFCHATPRNDTEIVLVDSRPERWAEVLEGVPDAVRTVVCGHTHMPFVRFTHGRLVVNPGSVGMPYGRPGAHWALLGPGGGAVTLRHTAFDHEAACARIARESDSPSAAAWADTYVRARTSAEEALAAFGPGDGREAAPGTGG; this is encoded by the coding sequence ATGGACACTTCCGATCCCGGCAGCGACGCCGGACCGAACTCCGCCCGCCCGCACGGCGCGGGCGTCGCCGTGCTCTCCGACATCCATGCCGTGCTGCCGGCGCTGGAGGCGGTGCTCGCCGAGCCGGACGTCCGCACCGCCGACCGCATCGTGCTGACCGGTGATCTGCTCGCCGGGCCGCTCCCCCGCCAGACCCTGGCGCTGCTGCGCGGTCTCGGCGACCGGGCGGTGTGGATCAGCGGTAACGCCGACCGCGAGATGGCCGCGGTCCGGCAGGGGACGGGAGACACTCCGGCGGATCCGATGGACGCCTGGGCGGCCGGTCAACTCGGCCCGGACGACCTGGACTTCCTGGGGTCGCTGCCCGCCACCGCGACGCTGGAGGTGACCGGGCTCGGGCCGGTCCTCTTCTGTCACGCCACCCCGCGCAACGACACGGAGATCGTGCTCGTCGACTCCCGACCCGAGCGCTGGGCCGAGGTGCTGGAGGGGGTGCCCGATGCCGTACGGACGGTGGTCTGCGGGCACACCCATATGCCGTTCGTCCGGTTCACCCACGGACGGCTGGTGGTCAATCCGGGGAGCGTCGGCATGCCGTACGGCAGACCGGGCGCCCACTGGGCGCTGCTGGGGCCGGGCGGCGGAGCGGTCACACTGCGGCATACGGCCTTCGATCACGAGGCGGCCTGCGCCCGGATCGCCCGGGAATCGGACTCTCCGTCGGCAGCCGCATGGGCGGATACCTATGTCCGGGCCCGGACCTCGGCCGAGGAGGCGCTGGCTGCCTTCGGGCCGGGCGACGGCCGGGAGGCGGCCCCGGGCACGGGCGGCTGA
- a CDS encoding subtilase-type protease inhibitor, which yields MRYITGAVALGAALVMGTLATTAHAVAAPAQPTRTGGLYAPSELVLTTGQGESRATATVQRAVTLSCMPGARGSHPNAKAACAQLRTVAGDFNAVTAATSDRLCTKEWNPFVVTADGVWQGKRVSYTYTFANSCAMADGMGSVFNF from the coding sequence ATGCGGTACATCACTGGGGCGGTCGCGCTCGGCGCAGCGCTGGTTATGGGCACGCTCGCCACCACCGCGCACGCCGTCGCCGCACCGGCGCAGCCCACGCGGACGGGCGGGCTCTACGCCCCGTCGGAACTGGTGCTGACGACCGGCCAGGGAGAGAGCCGCGCGACCGCCACGGTGCAGCGCGCCGTGACGCTCAGCTGTATGCCGGGGGCGCGGGGAAGCCACCCGAACGCAAAAGCCGCCTGCGCCCAACTGCGCACGGTGGCCGGTGACTTCAACGCGGTGACCGCCGCCACGTCGGACCGGCTGTGCACCAAGGAGTGGAACCCCTTCGTGGTCACCGCCGACGGCGTGTGGCAGGGCAAGCGCGTCTCGTACACCTACACCTTCGCCAACTCCTGCGCGATGGCCGACGGCATGGGATCGGTCTTCAACTTCTGA
- a CDS encoding TetR family transcriptional regulator — translation MPTAPRPTPPPRPSLTERRKAETQLEIARTAAALFAERGAAVTADEIARTSGVALRTFYRYFRTKEDAVVPLLAGGVREWIDDLATPPAGQDTLPVREALERAARRALTPADEPAAEALRWTRGLLRAMPGDPALRAVWHRVHHDSEEALRPVLARLTGADPLTARLAAAAANTAMRVAVEEWAAGDAAPDGPRGPAELVVRTLRALTAGLPELDGATG, via the coding sequence ATGCCGACCGCGCCCCGCCCCACCCCGCCGCCGCGCCCCTCGCTCACCGAGCGGCGGAAGGCCGAGACCCAGCTGGAGATCGCCCGCACCGCGGCGGCCCTGTTCGCGGAGCGCGGCGCCGCCGTCACCGCCGACGAGATCGCCCGCACCTCAGGGGTCGCGCTGCGCACCTTCTACCGCTACTTCCGCACCAAGGAGGACGCGGTGGTGCCGCTGCTCGCCGGCGGGGTGCGGGAGTGGATCGACGATCTGGCCACACCGCCGGCGGGCCAGGACACCCTCCCCGTGCGCGAGGCGCTGGAGCGGGCGGCCCGCCGGGCGCTGACCCCCGCCGACGAGCCGGCCGCCGAGGCGCTGCGCTGGACCCGCGGGCTGCTGCGGGCGATGCCGGGCGATCCGGCGCTGCGCGCGGTCTGGCACCGGGTGCACCACGACTCCGAGGAGGCACTGCGGCCGGTCCTGGCGCGGCTGACCGGCGCGGACCCGTTGACGGCACGGCTGGCCGCGGCCGCGGCGAACACCGCGATGCGGGTCGCGGTGGAGGAGTGGGCGGCGGGAGACGCGGCACCGGACGGACCGCGGGGGCCCGCCGAGCTGGTGGTGCGGACCCTGCGGGCACTGACGGCGGGGCTGCCGGAACTGGACGGGGCCACGGGGTGA
- a CDS encoding SDR family NAD(P)-dependent oxidoreductase produces the protein MNRFDGRRVLITGAGSGIGQATVHRILAEGGRVVAADVDAAGLRITADRAAAEGTDGRLETVVLDVADEAAVRAGVAAAVAGLGGLDVLVNAAGILRAAHTHETGLDLFNQVLSINLTGTFLMIREALPALLEGEAPVVVNFSSTSASFAHPYMAAYAASKGGIQSMTHAIASEYSKQGLRAVCVAPGSIASGMTSGPVPGLPEDADMSLFTKLFPAIGEGFAGPETVAGVIAMLASRDGAFITGTEVRIDGGTHM, from the coding sequence ATGAACCGCTTTGACGGACGCCGCGTACTGATCACCGGAGCCGGCTCGGGCATCGGCCAGGCCACCGTCCACCGGATCCTCGCCGAGGGCGGCCGGGTGGTGGCGGCGGACGTCGATGCCGCGGGGCTGCGGATCACCGCCGACCGTGCCGCCGCGGAGGGGACCGACGGCCGGCTGGAGACCGTGGTGCTGGACGTGGCCGACGAGGCGGCGGTCCGTGCGGGCGTCGCCGCCGCGGTGGCCGGGCTCGGCGGTCTGGACGTCCTGGTCAACGCGGCGGGCATCCTGCGCGCCGCGCACACTCACGAGACCGGGCTGGACCTCTTCAACCAGGTCCTCTCGATCAATCTGACCGGCACCTTCCTGATGATCCGTGAGGCGCTGCCCGCTCTCCTGGAGGGTGAGGCGCCGGTCGTGGTCAACTTCAGCTCCACGTCGGCCTCGTTCGCGCACCCGTACATGGCGGCGTACGCGGCGAGCAAGGGCGGCATCCAGTCCATGACGCATGCCATCGCGAGCGAGTACAGCAAGCAGGGGCTGCGCGCGGTGTGTGTGGCGCCGGGCTCCATCGCCAGCGGCATGACCAGCGGTCCGGTTCCGGGGCTGCCCGAGGACGCCGATATGTCCCTGTTCACCAAGCTCTTTCCGGCCATCGGCGAAGGCTTCGCCGGCCCGGAGACGGTCGCCGGTGTCATCGCGATGCTCGCCTCGCGGGACGGCGCGTTCATCACCGGCACGGAGGTCCGGATCGACGGCGGTACGCATATGTGA
- a CDS encoding tautomerase family protein has translation MPFIDIKVIAGVFTPEEKQKMVEDVSEALIAIEGEALRPVTHVVITETPSGEWAVGGKALTAEDVQAKRAG, from the coding sequence ATGCCATTCATCGACATCAAGGTGATCGCAGGGGTATTCACCCCCGAAGAGAAGCAGAAGATGGTCGAGGACGTCTCCGAGGCGTTGATCGCCATCGAAGGTGAGGCACTGCGACCGGTGACGCATGTGGTGATCACCGAGACGCCCAGTGGCGAATGGGCAGTCGGCGGTAAGGCCCTGACAGCCGAAGACGTTCAGGCCAAGAGGGCCGGCTAG
- a CDS encoding DUF3533 domain-containing protein codes for MATTDDGTRTTFLGEVKSAVTPHASLLVLGVLGLMIAFITSYTGAFHHPVPADVPLGVVAPAQTRAQLVAKLDRLPGSPLDPRPVASERAARQQIADRTLDGALIVNPRGSTDRLLVAGGGGASLAQAVDTVVRSAEKAGHRTVRTVEVAPAAPGDGRSLSSFYLVVGWCVGGYLCAAILAISAGARPSNGHRAVIRLAALAVYALTAGLAGAIVVGPVLGALPGTFFGLWGLGALVVFAVGATTLACQALLGILGIGLAILLIVILGNPSAGGAYPYPLLPPFWRAIGPALPPGAGTWTARSLAYFHGNAITGPLLVLAAWAVGGTLLTLVLSIFRKKGETPS; via the coding sequence ATGGCCACGACGGACGACGGCACCCGCACCACCTTCCTCGGGGAGGTGAAGAGCGCGGTGACGCCCCATGCCTCGCTGCTGGTGCTCGGCGTCCTGGGGCTGATGATCGCGTTCATCACGTCGTACACCGGCGCCTTCCACCACCCCGTGCCGGCGGATGTGCCGCTCGGTGTCGTCGCTCCCGCGCAGACCAGGGCGCAGCTGGTGGCCAAGCTGGACCGGCTGCCCGGCTCTCCCCTGGACCCGCGCCCGGTGGCCTCCGAACGGGCCGCCCGGCAGCAGATCGCGGACCGGACGCTCGACGGCGCACTGATCGTCAACCCGCGCGGGAGCACCGACCGGCTGCTGGTCGCCGGTGGCGGCGGCGCCTCCCTCGCCCAGGCGGTCGACACGGTCGTGCGCTCGGCCGAGAAGGCCGGACACCGCACCGTCCGCACGGTCGAGGTGGCACCCGCCGCCCCGGGCGACGGCCGCAGCCTGTCGTCCTTCTACCTCGTCGTCGGCTGGTGCGTCGGCGGCTATCTGTGCGCCGCGATCCTCGCGATCAGCGCCGGGGCACGCCCCTCGAACGGCCACCGGGCGGTCATCCGGCTGGCCGCACTCGCCGTGTACGCGCTCACCGCCGGACTGGCCGGCGCGATCGTCGTCGGGCCGGTGCTCGGCGCCCTGCCCGGCACCTTCTTCGGGCTGTGGGGGCTGGGCGCCCTGGTGGTCTTCGCGGTGGGCGCCACCACCCTGGCCTGCCAGGCCCTGCTGGGCATCCTCGGCATCGGCCTGGCGATCCTGCTGATCGTCATCCTCGGCAATCCGAGCGCGGGCGGCGCCTACCCCTACCCGCTGCTGCCCCCGTTCTGGCGCGCCATCGGCCCCGCCCTCCCACCGGGCGCGGGCACCTGGACGGCACGCTCCCTCGCCTACTTCCACGGCAACGCGATCACAGGCCCGCTCCTGGTGCTCGCCGCCTGGGCGGTGGGCGGGACCCTGCTCACCCTGGTTCTTTCGATCTTCCGCAAGAAGGGCGAGACCCCCTCATGA